One genomic segment of Rhizobium gallicum bv. gallicum R602sp includes these proteins:
- the purQ gene encoding phosphoribosylformylglycinamidine synthase subunit PurQ yields MKSAVVQLPGLNRDRDMIAALTKISGHAPVTIWQTETDIPDVDLIVIPGGFSYGDYLRCGAIAARMPVMQAIVGKAQKGVKVLGVCNGFQILVEAGLLPGALMRNASLRFVCREIKLEVANADTDFTRAYAKGQVIRCPVAHHDGNYFADAETLAEIEGNGQVVFRYAEGTNPNGSINDIAAVMNAKGNVLGMMPHPENLIEAAHGGSDGRGLFASALDVIAA; encoded by the coding sequence TCCGGGCCTCAACCGCGATCGCGACATGATCGCAGCGCTGACGAAAATTTCCGGCCACGCGCCGGTGACAATCTGGCAGACGGAAACCGACATTCCCGACGTCGATCTGATCGTCATTCCGGGCGGCTTTTCCTATGGCGATTATCTGCGCTGCGGTGCGATCGCGGCCCGCATGCCGGTGATGCAGGCTATCGTCGGCAAGGCTCAAAAAGGCGTCAAGGTTCTTGGCGTCTGCAACGGCTTTCAGATTCTCGTGGAAGCCGGCCTGCTGCCGGGCGCGCTGATGCGCAACGCCTCGCTGAGGTTCGTCTGCCGCGAGATCAAGCTTGAGGTCGCCAACGCCGATACGGATTTCACCCGCGCCTATGCCAAGGGTCAGGTCATACGTTGCCCGGTCGCCCACCACGACGGCAACTATTTCGCGGATGCCGAGACGTTGGCTGAGATAGAAGGCAATGGCCAGGTGGTTTTCCGCTATGCGGAAGGCACAAACCCGAACGGTTCGATCAACGACATTGCCGCAGTGATGAACGCCAAGGGCAACGTTCTCGGCATGATGCCGCATCCGGAAAACCTAATCGAAGCAGCCCATGGCGGTTCCGACGGCCGCGGGCTGTTTGCTTCGGCGCTCGACGTAATCGCTGCTTAA
- a CDS encoding lipoprotein, whose product MRPSTNIAAVAAASTLCIFIASCQSRAPASGPDRSALSTMERVAVGANSCWFKSGDAAFSAYRLAPELNSFTGRPRILVVHKNSPEGRPLLVVQAEGNPARLQAFGPMMSEPVSTRIAGDVTRWSSGGKTCR is encoded by the coding sequence ATGCGCCCTTCCACGAATATCGCAGCGGTTGCGGCGGCAAGCACGCTGTGCATTTTCATCGCGTCGTGCCAGTCCAGGGCACCCGCCTCCGGCCCGGATCGCAGCGCTCTTTCCACCATGGAGCGCGTTGCCGTCGGCGCCAATTCGTGCTGGTTCAAATCCGGTGATGCTGCATTTTCAGCCTACCGCCTGGCGCCGGAACTCAATTCCTTCACGGGCCGCCCACGAATCCTGGTTGTCCACAAGAACAGCCCGGAAGGCAGGCCGCTGCTCGTTGTTCAGGCAGAAGGCAACCCAGCCCGCCTCCAGGCCTTCGGACCGATGATGTCCGAGCCGGTTTCCACCCGTATTGCTGGCGACGTGACCCGCTGGTCCAGCGGCGGCAAAACCTGCCGCTGA
- a CDS encoding DUF1127 domain-containing protein, giving the protein MNQKIDQHIVSIVAVGERYKLQPSPTEGLLAKIQERLSCWSMKREGRRALREMADWQLRDIGLSPADAAKEISKSRFWD; this is encoded by the coding sequence ATGAATCAGAAGATCGATCAGCACATTGTATCAATTGTTGCCGTTGGTGAACGGTACAAATTGCAACCCAGTCCGACGGAAGGGCTGCTTGCTAAGATTCAGGAGAGACTGTCTTGCTGGAGCATGAAGCGCGAAGGGCGGCGAGCCCTGCGCGAGATGGCGGATTGGCAGCTGCGCGACATCGGGCTTTCGCCGGCAGATGCTGCGAAGGAAATCAGCAAATCGCGTTTCTGGGATTGA
- a CDS encoding aminotransferase-like domain-containing protein: MTNWLPDLSRGSGPVYMRLADSIESAIASGALPAGSKLPPQRNLAYDIGVTIGTIGRAYALVHERGLVAGEVGRGTYVLDRAETAPSEQADPLTISLGGTRVLDAPANKIRFDTTAAPDLGQGRIIGQILAEIGEQNISEISSYSRNFPQNWFLAGQRWLARNGWTPETENIVPTLGAHAAAVSIISAVSSPGDKIVFENLSYTQVSRSARLLGRRTITVDSDENGVLPDDFERLCQQQHPKLAFLMPTAHNPTLATMPYERRAAIAATARRHGVWLIEDDLYGGMTGDEIPLLASLAPDRTFLVNGLSKSVAAGVRGGWVACPPHFAQRIKVTHKMITGGLPFILAETCARLVESGIAHAMRKASITELAVRERLVGELLDGFDFESHPHVPFLWLKLPDPWMSGTFKNAAFRDGVLVDDEDEFKAARADKVYHRVRIGFSSPKSKDALENGLIILRSLLEGGGSAYVGEI; the protein is encoded by the coding sequence ATGACAAATTGGCTCCCTGATCTTTCGCGCGGCTCCGGCCCAGTCTATATGCGCCTGGCGGACAGCATCGAGTCCGCCATCGCCAGCGGCGCCCTCCCCGCGGGCAGCAAACTGCCACCGCAGCGGAACCTTGCCTATGATATCGGCGTGACGATCGGCACAATCGGCCGGGCCTATGCTTTGGTGCACGAACGCGGACTGGTGGCGGGCGAAGTCGGGCGTGGAACCTATGTGCTTGATCGCGCGGAGACGGCGCCGAGCGAACAGGCCGATCCGCTGACGATTTCGCTTGGCGGCACGCGGGTTCTCGACGCGCCGGCAAACAAGATCCGCTTCGACACCACCGCGGCTCCCGATCTCGGCCAGGGCCGCATTATCGGTCAGATCCTCGCCGAAATCGGGGAGCAGAACATTTCGGAGATATCCTCCTACTCCCGCAATTTCCCACAAAATTGGTTCCTGGCCGGGCAGAGGTGGCTGGCGCGAAATGGCTGGACGCCGGAGACGGAGAATATCGTTCCGACGCTGGGCGCCCATGCGGCCGCGGTGTCGATCATCTCGGCCGTGTCCTCGCCCGGCGATAAGATCGTCTTTGAGAACCTGAGCTACACGCAGGTGAGCCGCAGCGCCCGCCTGCTGGGTCGACGGACGATCACCGTCGATTCCGACGAGAACGGCGTCCTTCCTGATGACTTCGAGCGGCTATGCCAGCAGCAGCATCCCAAGCTCGCCTTTTTGATGCCAACCGCGCACAACCCGACGCTCGCAACCATGCCCTATGAACGCCGCGCCGCGATTGCTGCGACGGCCCGCAGGCATGGCGTCTGGCTAATCGAGGACGACCTTTATGGCGGCATGACGGGTGACGAAATCCCTTTGCTGGCGTCGCTAGCGCCCGACCGTACCTTCCTCGTCAACGGGCTTTCCAAATCGGTCGCGGCCGGCGTCCGCGGTGGATGGGTCGCCTGCCCGCCGCATTTTGCCCAGCGAATCAAAGTCACGCACAAGATGATCACCGGTGGCTTGCCCTTCATTCTCGCGGAGACCTGCGCACGCCTCGTCGAAAGCGGCATCGCCCATGCCATGCGCAAGGCAAGTATCACCGAACTTGCCGTACGAGAGCGGCTCGTCGGCGAATTGCTGGACGGGTTCGATTTCGAATCACACCCGCATGTACCCTTCCTCTGGCTGAAGCTTCCCGATCCCTGGATGTCCGGCACCTTCAAGAACGCCGCGTTTCGCGATGGCGTGCTGGTCGATGACGAGGATGAGTTCAAGGCAGCCCGCGCCGACAAGGTCTATCACCGCGTGCGCATCGGCTTCTCCTCGCCGAAGAGCAAGGACGCGCTTGAAAACGGCCTGATCATTTTGAGAAGCCTGCTGGAA